A part of Geotrypetes seraphini chromosome 9, aGeoSer1.1, whole genome shotgun sequence genomic DNA contains:
- the SLC16A14 gene encoding monocarboxylate transporter 14 gives MCPSAEDVAYGSKDDYHARKKFLNPSPDIDGGWAWMVVLASFLVHILIMGSQMALGILNMEWLDEFNQSRGLTAWVSSLSMGITLIVGPFIGLFINICGCRKTAIIGGTLNGLGWILSAYATNVQYLFVTFGMIAGIGSGMVYLPAVVMVGQYFQKRRALAQGLGTTGTGFGTFLMTMLLKYLCKEFGWRNAMIIQGAVSLNLCVCGALMRPLPSSEQTEKSVETRTVTNETEKTLPPSAETLTPNGLSTEVEENEGPAMADVTNPLPPIKGGRGKRRNGIAFKDMYALSILKTVSHITLTIRNGFWSWYSSYFGTSSLFTNKVFVAFVFWALLAYCSFVIPFIHLPEIVKMYNLTEQNDIFPLTSIIAIVHIFGKVILGIIGDLPCVTAWNVFLMANITLGVSILVLPLMHMYAALAIVCALIGFSSGYFSLMPVVTEDLVGITHLANAYGIIICANGISALLGPPFAGWIYDVTEKYDVSFYICGLLYMVGIMFLLLKPCLKTKPQSEKDTT, from the exons ATGTGCCCCAGTGCCGAAGACGTTGCTTATGGCTCAAAAGATGACTACCACGCCAGGAAGAAATTCTTGAATCCCAGTCCAGACATAGATGGCGGATGGGCCTGGATGGTCGTTTTGGCTTCTTTTCTTGTACATATACTCATCATGGGGTCCCAAATGGCACTAGGAATTCTAAATATGGAATGGCTTGATGAATTCAATCAAAGTCGTGGCCTGACAGCATGGGTTAGCTCACTGAGTATGGGCATCACATTGATTGTGG gGCCTTTTATTGGGTTGTTCATCAACATTTGTGGATGTCGCAAGACAGCAATAATTGGAGGAACACTGAATGGTCTTGGTTGGATATTGAGCGCCTACGCTACCAACGTACAATACCTCTTTGTTACATTTGGAATGATAGCTG GTATCGGGAGTGGAATGGTATATTTGCCTGCTGTCGTCATGGTCGGGCAGTATTTCCAGAAGCGGAGAGCCCTGGCGCAGGGACTTGGTACCACTGGAACGGGGTTTGGAACCTTCTTGATGACTATGCTACTGAAGTACCTCTGCAAGGAATTTGGATGGCGGAACGCCATGATTATACAGGGTGCAGTGTCACTAAACTTGTGCGTCTGTGGTGCGCTGATGAGGCCTCTTCCCTCCAGTGAACAGACTGAGAAGAGCGTAGAGACCAGGACGGTGACAAATGAAACTGAGAAAACTTTGCCACCATCAGCAGAAACTCTTACACCCAATGGGCTGTCAACTGAGGTGGAAGAAAACGAAGGACCAGCAATGGCTGATGTCACTAACCCTCTTCCCccaataaagggggggaggggtaagagaaGAAATGGAATTGCCTTCAAGGACATGTACGCACTTAGCATCCTAAAAACAGTCAGTCACATAACCTTGACAATCAGGAACGGATTTTGGTCCTGGTACTCCAGTTACtttggaacatcgtcactctTCACCAATAAAGTATTTGTGGCCTTTGTTTTTTGGGCTCTTTTAGCATATTGCAGTTTTGTTATTCCTTTTATTCACCTCCCTGAGATTGTCAAGATGTATAACTTAACAGAACAAAATGATATTTTCCCTTTGACTTCCATAATAGCAATAGTCCATATTTTTGGGAAAGTGATTCTTGGCATCATTGGAGACTTGCCCTGTGTCACAGCTTGGAATGTCTTTTTGATGGCTAACATTACTTTGGGGGTCTCGATTCTGGTATTGCCACTGATGCACATGTATGCTGCCTTGGCTATTGTCTGTGCCCTTATAGGATTTTCCAGCGGCTATTTTTCTTTGATGCCCGTCGTGACCGAAGATTTGGTGGGGATTACCCACCTTGCAAATGCATATGGCATCATCATTTGTGCAAATGGAATATCTGCATTACTGGGACCGCCATTTGCAG